Proteins encoded by one window of bacterium:
- a CDS encoding tetratricopeptide repeat protein, whose translation MFLQNINYDTLYLKGFRPYLWIIGLGFLLYFQALGLGYVSLDDEHLIVQNYPHISNLANLPQAFLKDVYWRNPGTYYRPLLNVSLMLDAALGGQKPFVFHFTNILLHLACGLLIFRFFQKLGFGRLRSFAVSLFYLAHPALVQASAWIPGRNDTLLTLLTLAGFIFLIRYLEKQNIGDLLGHFLFFALACLTKEAAVVFPLAGLLYVWAVSKEIPSFKKLLPLISGWVIILAGWYGLRWQAISPAVNAHERQFANFKEILTGLVSYTGKVFFPFNLSVLPLSGDVKLFWGLMAIALVLALGLVKGIHNRKMFLFGLSWYLLFLLPTFVKLAGQINYLEHRLYLPLVGLVIMLLETNVVRKIALKPALMAGLPILVVFGVLATRHIADFKTDQTFWGNAARTSPNSGLAHQMMGRAWVRDLQPAKAEQEFIKAAQLDPQGPSIPNDLALLYLEYGKVQQAGEQFQKVLKLDPNYANVRNNLALVYFNLGMLDSSRHQLQEAIRLDPSKPQPYDNLGVLLMQAGKLDSAEYYLSRSLSLNPADSAARQHFLQLQQLKGSR comes from the coding sequence ATGTTTTTACAAAACATAAATTACGACACCCTATATCTCAAAGGCTTCCGTCCCTATCTCTGGATCATAGGACTGGGGTTTCTCCTCTATTTTCAGGCCCTGGGCCTGGGCTATGTTTCCCTGGATGACGAACACCTGATCGTCCAGAATTACCCCCACATCTCAAATCTTGCCAACCTGCCCCAGGCCTTTCTCAAAGACGTCTACTGGCGCAACCCCGGAACCTACTACCGTCCGCTGTTAAACGTGTCCCTGATGCTGGACGCAGCTTTAGGCGGCCAGAAACCGTTTGTCTTTCACTTCACCAACATCTTGCTGCACCTGGCCTGCGGCCTGCTTATATTCCGGTTCTTCCAGAAACTTGGGTTTGGCCGGTTGCGGTCTTTTGCTGTCTCGTTATTCTACCTAGCCCACCCGGCGCTGGTCCAGGCTTCGGCCTGGATCCCCGGCCGCAACGATACCCTGCTGACCCTGCTGACCCTGGCCGGGTTCATATTCCTGATCCGCTATCTTGAGAAACAAAATATTGGCGACCTGCTAGGTCACTTCCTTTTCTTCGCTCTGGCCTGCCTGACCAAAGAAGCGGCTGTGGTCTTCCCCCTGGCCGGGCTGTTATATGTCTGGGCAGTTTCAAAAGAAATCCCGTCGTTTAAAAAGCTTTTACCCTTGATCTCGGGCTGGGTCATTATTCTGGCCGGGTGGTACGGACTGAGATGGCAGGCGATCTCTCCGGCGGTCAACGCCCACGAAAGACAGTTCGCAAACTTTAAGGAAATACTGACAGGTTTGGTCTCCTATACCGGTAAAGTCTTTTTCCCCTTCAACCTCTCAGTCCTGCCGCTTTCCGGAGACGTCAAGCTATTCTGGGGCCTGATGGCAATAGCGCTGGTGCTGGCCTTGGGGCTGGTCAAAGGGATTCACAATCGTAAAATGTTCCTCTTTGGTTTAAGCTGGTACCTGCTGTTCCTGCTGCCCACCTTCGTCAAACTGGCCGGGCAGATAAATTATCTGGAACACCGGCTCTACCTGCCGCTGGTCGGCCTGGTGATAATGCTGCTGGAAACGAACGTCGTCCGAAAAATTGCCCTGAAGCCGGCGCTGATGGCCGGATTGCCCATCCTGGTTGTCTTCGGGGTGCTGGCGACAAGGCACATTGCCGACTTTAAAACCGACCAGACATTCTGGGGCAACGCCGCCCGAACCTCGCCCAACTCCGGCCTGGCCCACCAAATGATGGGAAGGGCCTGGGTGCGGGACCTGCAGCCAGCCAAGGCCGAGCAGGAATTCATCAAGGCCGCACAGCTGGATCCCCAAGGGCCGTCGATCCCCAACGACCTGGCCCTGCTGTATCTGGAATATGGCAAGGTCCAACAGGCGGGGGAGCAGTTCCAGAAAGTGCTGAAGCTTGACCCGAATTACGCCAATGTCCGCAACAACCTGGCGTTGGTATATTTCAACCTGGGGATGCTGGACTCTTCGCGCCATCAGCTTCAGGAGGCCATCAGACTTGATCCTTCAAAACCACAGCCTTACGACAATCTGGGTGTGCTTTTAATGCAGGCAGGCAAACTGGATTCGGCCGAATATTATCTGAGCAGGTCTTTATCCCTGAACCCCGCTGACTCGGCGGCCCGGCAGCATTTCCTCCAACTCCAACAATTAAAAGGAAGCAGGTAA